The stretch of DNA CGTGCCCGTCGCGGCCGCCACCATTGGCACCCAGACCGGCGAGCTCGAGGGAGGACTGCCCGCGGCTCTCATCCTCGGGGCGCTGATCACCGTCGCCGCGGTGTCCGTCGCGGCGCGCTTCCTGCCCGCGCCACCCACCGCGACCGGGGCGGAGAACGACGCGACGGGCAGACTGGACCCATGACCTCCCCGAGCGACTCCGCCGTCGCCGTCTACCTGGACTTCGACAACATCGTCATCTCGCGCTACGACCAGGTGCACGGCAAGCAGTCCTTCTGGCGTGACCGCGACGCCGGCTTCGACGAGGCCAGGCTCCAGGCCGCCGAGGTCGACGTCCACGCGATCCTCGACTACGCCTCCTCCTTCGGCCGGCTCGCCCTGACGCGGGCGTACGCCGACTGGTCGATGCCGTTCAACGTGCGCTACAAGAAGCAGCTGGTCGACCGCGCCATCGACCTCGTGCAGCTGTTCCCGGCCTCGGGCTCCAAGAACGGCGCCGACATCCGGCTGGCCGTCGACGCCCTCGAGGACATGGGCCGCATGCCGCAGGTCGGGACGGTCGTGCTGGCCGCCGGCGACTCCGACTACATCCCGCTGGCCCAGCGGCTGAAGCGCATGGGCCGCTACGTCGTGGCGGTGGGTGTGGCCGGAGCCACCAGCCGCTCCCTCGCCGCCGCGTGCGACGAGCTCCTCACGTACGACAACCTCCCGGGCCTGGCCGATCGCGGTGACGAGGCCGAGGTCGAGAAGGCCTCTCCCCCGCCGCGCAGGACGGCGAAGAAGTCCTCGCGCCGGTCGTCCGGGGGGAAGGCCGCCGCCGAGCCCGAGCAGGAGGCCGAGGTGTCGGAGTCCCCGGCGGACACCGCGCCCGTGCTGAAGCCCGTGTTCGTCCCCGCGGGCGGCGCGGTCGACGACGAGGATGACGAGCTCGCGCTGACCCGCCAGGCCACGCGGCTGCTGCTGCGCGCCCTGCGCCTGCTGGGCGAGAAGGACTCCGAGGACGAGTGGATCCACTCGGGCACGGTCAAGAGCCAGATGAAGCGGATGGACTCGTCCTTCAACGAGAAGGACCTCGGCTTCAAGACATTCACGGACTTCCTGAAGTCGCGGAACTCCGTCGTGGAGGTCGACGAGGCCAACCAGCGGCGCAAGGTGCGACTTCGTCCGGGGCACTGATTGGCCCGGCGGGGGTCCATGCACTAGGCTGGAGTCAGTTGCATGGCATGACTCGGCAGATTGATGGTCGAGCCTCGTTGAGGCTTTTCGGTTTTCTCTTTGGTTCGAAGTGACGCGTGACAACAAGACGTACGCGATTCACGAGTGCGCACAACCTCCCAAGGAGACAACATGGCTACCGGAACTGTGAAGTGGTTCAACTCTGAAAAGGGCTTCGGCTTCATCGCGCCCGACGACGGCGGCGAGGACCTGTTCGCGCACTTCAGCGAGATCCAGGGCTCGGGCTACCGTTCGCTCGAGGACAACCAGAAGGTCGAGTTCGAGGTGACGCAGGGCCAGAAGGGCCTGCAGGCCGCCAAGATCCGCGCGATCTGAGCTTTCGCAACGCGAGAACTCCACGGAAAGCCCCCGCTTCGGCGGGGGCTTTCCTCTTTCCCTGGCGCCGGACCCCGGTGGGCAGCGTTACCGATCTCCAGCGCCGAGGCGCTGTCCGTCGCGGCCGGCCTCGGCGCCGATGGCACGCAGCTGGTCCTCCAGCTCAGGAGAGTTGTGGTGGCTGAGGTGCACGGCCACCACTCGGGTCGCGTCGTCCACCAGCCCCTCCGCACGCAGTGCCGCCACCGACCGGGCGAAGGTCGTCAGGCCGAGGTGCCGTTGTCCCGCAAGGTCGAGCCGGTCGCCGAATGTCTGCTCCATCAGCACGACGTCGAGCCGCCGCTCGCCGATCAGCTCCAGAGCCCCCTCGGCCCACGGGCCGGTGTCGCAGGCGTACAACAGGGACCGCTCCGCGTCGATCCGGTAGAGCACCGCCTCGCCGAGCGCCTCGTGGGCCGCCGGGACGACCGTGATCCGGTACTCCCCCGCGGCGAACCCGTCGCCCGCCGTCACCTCGACGAGCCGCACCGCGGTCTGGTCGGGCGCGAGCCAGTCGCGGCACCGCTCGATCGCCGGCGCCGGTCCGTACACGGTCAGCGGCCGGTCGGTGACCCAGCCCCGGTGCAGCAGGAAGGCGGGATCGAGGTGGTCGGAGTGGGCGTGCGAGACGAGCACCGTGTGCACGTCGACGAGGTCGACTCCCGCGCGCAGGGCCTGGCGCGCGGCCTCCGGCCCCGGGTCGATCCACACCTGCCCGTCGAGCAGGACACTCGTGGGGGTCCGCAGCTCACCGCGCTCGCGCATCGTCGTGCACGAGTCGCACCGGCAGAACGGCGACGGCCACCCGTCGGCCGAGCCCGTCCCCATCAGCAGTACGTCCACGATGTCCGCGTCAGTCGTGCGCCGGCGCCTCGCCGCGCAGCCCCGGCGAGCACATGACCTTCTCGGGCGTGATCGCGATGACGACGCGACGCGGGTTCTCCTTGGGCTGGCGGTAGCGCTGGGCGTAGAGGTTCTCGGCCAGCGTGATCGACTCGCGGTCGCGCAGGATCTCGGCCGTGCCGGCGATGCTGAGCCACTGGGGTCCGGCCACCTGGGCCACCGTGGCGCGCGGGTCGCGCTCGACGTTGCGGACCTTCTGGCTGCCGTCCATCGTCGTGATCCGCACGACTCCCTCGTGCACCGTGAAGCCGACCGCGACCACGTGGATGCGGCCACCCGGTCCGATCGTCGACAGGGTCGCCAGGTGGCGGTCGGTCAGGAAGTCACCCTCGGGCAGCCAGACGTCGGTCATGGGCTCCATCATCGCGGGCCCGCCTCGGCCGCTCGGCCCGGGTGCCGGATCGTAGGCTGAAGGGCGTGTCGATCTCTCCCGTCTCCCCTGCCGCGACCTTGCCACTGCCTCACGGCCCCGCGTGGCGGAACCGCTGGACGCTGGCTCCCCTCACGAACAAGCAGAGCCACGTCGACGGGACCTTGTCCGACGACGAGTACGCGTGGCTGGTCGCGCGGGCGCACGGCGGATTCGGCCTCGTGATGACCTGCGCGGCGTACGTGTCGCCCGAGGGACAGGCCTGGAGGGGACAGCTCGGCATCAGCGACGACCGGCACGACGCGGGCCTGCGGCGACTGGCCGACGGGATCCGCGAGCTCGGGGCCGTCTCGTCGATCCAGCTGCACCACGGCGGGATGCGCGCCGACGCGACGGTGACGGGACGCCCCACGGTCGCACCGTGGGCCGATCCCGAGCGCGGAGTCGAGGCGCTCTCGACGAGCGACGTGCAGCGGGTGATCGACGACTTCGTGCGCGCGGCGGTGCGGGCCGAGGACGCCGGCTTCGACGGGGTGGAGATCCACGGCGCCCACGGCTACGTGCTGTGCCAGTTCCTCGACGCGCGCAAGAACCACCGCACCGACGGGTACGGCGGATCGCTCGACGGACGGAGCCGGCCGCTGCGCGAGGTGCTGAGTGGGATCCGCGCCGCGACCGGGCCCGACTTCCAGGTGGGCGTGCGCGTGTCGCCCGAGGGCTACGGGATCACGGTGGCCGACTCGCGCGCCCTGGTCGAGCAGCTGCTCGTCTCGGGTGACGCCGACTACGTCGACCTCTCGCTCTGGGACGTGGCCAAGGCGCCCCGCGAGCCCGACGTGGACGGCCTGCTGATCGACCAGTACCTCGACCTGCCGCGCCACGGCACCCGTCTCGGGGTCGCCGGGAAGATCCTCTCGGCGCAGGACGCCGACTGGTGCCTCGCGCGCGGAGCCGACTTCGTCACGGTGGGCACGGCCGCGATCATCCACCACGACCTGCCGCGGCTCGTGGCGCAGTCGCCGGACTTCGTGAGCGACCCGCAGCCGTTCAGCCGCGACCGCCTGCGGCAGGAGCACCTCAGCCCGACGTTCATCGACTACCTCGCCGAGGGCTGGGACGACTTCGTCGCCTGAGGGCCACACAACGCACTGAGGCCGCCCCCGATGGGGGCGGCCTCAGTCTGCATGACACTCACGAGGAGCAAGGGTGGAGCTGCCGGGAATCGAACCCGGGTCCTCTGGCGCTGAAACAGGTCTTCTCCGGGTGCAGTTCGTCTGACGCTTTTCTCAGCCCCGGTGCTCGGACGAACGCGTCACCGACAGGCTCAGTAGCGAAAAAGTCCCGATCTGGCCGCGCTACACGATCAGATCAGCAAGTCCTCTAGATGAGATGGACGATCCGGGACGAGGACGCTCCCGGGTCCACCCTCCGCAAGTCGCTGTCAGGCAGCGAGGGCGAAGTCAGTGCGCTTGGAATCGGCACTTATGGGTTTGCAACGAACGTTAAAGAGATGACGTTGCCTTCTCTACCCGCTTCTCCTGGATTCGAACGACCACAGTCGAAACCGATCAGCCCCTCTGAAATTGTCAATACACCCATACTAACCGCCCCACCGCGCGATTTGTTCCGTCTCGTTCACGAGGGGCCTAGCGTGGACCCGAGACATCCTCGAGGAGTGCCGATGGACGTGCTGGAGTTCGCCGATGCCGGTGCGTGGGACGACTGGCTGGAGCAGCACCACGCCACCGCGCCCGAGGCGTGGCTGAGGATCCGGCGCAAGAACGCCGACGTCGCCCTGCTGACCATCGGCGACGCACTCGACGGTGCCCTGTGCCACGGCTGGATCGACGGCCTGCGGCGGTCGCTCGACGCGGTCTCGTTCCTGCAGCGCTCCTCGCCGCGGCGGGCCCGGAGTCCGTGGTCGCAGGTGAACGTCGCCAAGGTCGAGGCGCTGGAAGCGGCCGGCCGGATGCGTCCGGGTGGCCTCGAGCAGGTGGCCGCGGCACGGGCGGACGGCCGGTGGGACGCGGCGTACGTGCGCCAGGCGGAGGCGCAGGTGCCACCCGACCTGGCCGCCGCGCTGACCGCGGCTCCCCTCGCGGCGGAGGCGTTCGAGGGACTGGGGCTCACCGCGCGCTACGCCATCGTGCTGCCGGTGCTCAAGGCCAGGACGCCCGCGGCACGGGCGCGCCTCGTCCAGCGGTCGGTCGCGCAGCTGTCCGCCCGCCCCGGCGACTGACCCTTCCGCCGGGTGGCGCAGACGGGGGTCGCGAGTGGCGGGCGGGTCAGGCCGAGCCGGTGCCGAACAGGTCGGCGCCGTTGTGCCAGAGGACGGCGCGCATCCAGTCGTCGCCGAGGCCGAGCCGGTCGAGGGCCTCGACCTGGTGGGCGTACGGGTACGGGATGTTCGGGAAGTCGCTGCCGAACACGATCTTGTCCTGCAGGGCCAGCAGGCGCTGCGGGTCGGCCGGCGGCGGGTCGGGGAAGAAGTCGACGAACGTCATGGTGGTGTCGAGGCGCACGTTCTCGAAGCGCTCGGCCAGGTCGCAGAACGCGTCGACCTCGGGCATCCCCAGGTGCGCGATCACCAGCGGCAGCCGCGGGAAGCGCTCCAGCACGGCGGCCACCCCTCGCGGACCCGTGTGGGGGCCGGGCATGGGACCCGATCCGGCGTGCAGGACCACCGGCACCTGTGCCTGCTCGATCGCCGCCCAGACCGGGTCGAGCAGCGGGTCGTCGGCGGCGAACTCCCCCACCTGCAGGTGGGCCTTGAACGCGCCGACACCCTCGGCGATCACCGCGGGCACGTACTCGGCCGCCTCGGGCTCGGGGAAGAAGGTGGCGGACCGCACCGAGTCAGGGACCCGCTCCGCGAAGCCCGCGAGCCAGTCGTTCATGAAGCCCGCGATGCCCGGCTTGTGCGCGTACGACAGCGCGGTGAACCGCTTCACGCCGAGCGCCCGCAGCGTCTCGACGCGCTCCTCGTCGCTGGTGCGGTAGTGGATCGGCCACGGCCGGCCGAGCTTCGGCCCGGCGGCGTCGAAGTACGCCCACACCTTCGCCAGCACCGGCGGGGCCATGAAGTGCACGTGCACGTCGACGATCCCCGGCACCCCCAGCCGCTCCAGGTACGCGGTGAGGTCGGCGTCCTGCCAGGTCATATGCCCTTGAGGCGGCGACCCACCTCGCGCTCGGCGTCGCGCGACGCCTGACGCTCGGCGATGGCGTGGCGCTTGTCGAACGACTTCTTGCCGCGGGCCAGCGCGATCTCGACCTTCGCCCGGCCGTCCTTGAAGTACAGGCTCAGCGGGATGATCGTGAGGCCCTTGGACTGCGTGCGGTGATCGATCTTCTCGATCTCGTGGCGGTTGAGCAGCATCTTGCGGCGGCGGCGGGTCTCGTGGTTGGTCCACGTGCCGTTGTCGTACTGCGGGATGTGCACCTGCAGCAGCCAAGCCTCGCCCCGGTCGATCTCACCGAAGCCGTCGACGAGCGAGGCACGGCCCTGGCGCAACGACTTCACCTCCGTGCCGGTCAGGACCAGACCGGCCTCGAAGGTGTCCTCGATGTGATAGTCGTGCCGCGCCTTCTTGTTCTGCGCGATCATCTTGCGACCGGTTTCCTTGGCCATCTGATCATTGTGTCAGGTGGGGCGAGTGTCAGGTCGGGGCGAGTGTCAGGTCAGCGCCGGTGACACGTCAGAACCAGTTCATCGGGTTCGTGGTCGAGCCATTGGCCAGCACCATGAAGTGCAGGTGGCACCCCGTGGAGTAGCCGGTGGTGCCCACGTAGCCGATGACCTCGCCACGCCTGACCTTCGAGCCGCTGCTGCGGGCGAACCGCGACAGGTGGTTGTAGGTCGTGATGACGCTCTTGCCACGCTTCACGCCGTTGTTGAGGATGACGCGGTTGCCGTAGGCGCTGTTGTAGTACTGCGACACGATCGTGCCGCCCGCGGGCGCGCGGATCGGGACACCGCAGCCCACGCCGAAGTCGGTCCCGTCGTGCAGCTTGTAGACGCCGGTGATCGGGTGGCGACGCATCCCGTAGGGCGAGGTGATCGGGCCGTTGACCGGGCGGCTCAGGGTGCCACCGGAGTCACCGGTGGTGCCGCCGCCGTTGTCACCGCCACCGCCGCCACCGCCGCCGCGGCGCTTCTTGCGGGCGCGCTCGGCGGCCTCGAGCTCCTTGCGGACGATCTCGGCCATCTGGCTCTCCAGGCGGAGGCGGTCGGCCTCGAGCTCCTGCTGGAGCCGCAGGTCCTCCGCGAGGGTGGCATCGGCGTTGCGCTTGGCGCCGGCGCGGGCCGACACGAGCTTCGCGACGGACGCGGCCTGGGCCTGGGCCTGGACCGTCAGTGCCTCCATCTGCACCACGACGGCCTCTGCCTGCTGCTTCTGGTCGGCGACCTGGTCGCGCAGGCGCTCGACCTGGTCGCGCTCGATGCCGAGCATGACCTCGGACGCGGCCAGCTCCTGCATGACCGCGACCTGGGCGTCGCCGATCGACGTCTTGGCGCTCATCTGCTCGGAGAACAGGCCGGGGTCGTTGCCGCGCAGCAGGTCACCGAAGGCCTTCAGCCCGGCGTCGCCGGCCATGACGGACTCCACGGCGAAGGACTCCACCGCTCCGCGCGACTGCTTGAGCTCGCGCTCGGCCTTCTCCAGGCGAGCTTCAGCGGCCGACAGCTGGGCCTCGGCCTTGTCGAGCTCGGCGCGCAGCCGGGCGTCCTCGGCCTGGGCGACCGCGAGCTTCCCGCGGGTCCGGCCGAGCTCGGACTCGGCGGCCGAAAGCTTCGTGTTGGCGTTGATGAGGGCGAGCTTCGCGTCACGCGCGGCCTTGGTGGACTCCTGGACCTCGTCCTTGGCGTCCTTCAGCTTCTTGTTGTTCTGGCGCTGCTCGCGCTTGATGTCGTCCTTCTCGCCGCCGAAGGTGGGCGCGCTGAAGCCGGCCACCAGCATGGCGCTGAGGGCGAGGGCGAGCAGCGGCTTGCGCAATCTCGTCATGTGCCTCGAATCCGGGGAAGTGTCCGTCAGGACGGAATCGTGCGATGTGACGCGAGTGACTCTACGCCTCAGGTTGAGAGTTTGGCGTGAGCCCGGGGCTCGCGCGTGTCACCGCGTCAGACGTCGAGGTACTTGCGCGTCATGACGAACGTGGGCACGAGCGCCAGCAGCAGGGCGAGGACCGTGGTCATGCCCATGACGAGGAAGGCGTCCTCCCAGCGGACCCACGTGGTGATCCTCCCGAGTGTGTCGCGCAGGTAGCCGTAGACGACGAAGTGCATGAACGCCGCCAGCCCGGCCGCCGCGAGGGCAGCAGAGATGAACGCCGCCACCAGCGACTCGAGCACGAACGGAGCCTGGATGTGCCAGCTCGAGGCGCCCACCAGGCGCATGATCCCGATCTCGCGGCGGCGGGCGAACGCCGTCATGCGGATCGTGTTCGAGACCTGCAGGATCGCCGCGATGATGAGCAGGCCGGCCGTGGCCAGCGCCGCCCACTGCATCTTGTCGAGCATCTCGAACAGCGGGCCCAGCAGGTCGCGCAGGGAGTTGACGTTGCCCACGCCGTCCATGCCCGAGACCTCGCTGACCACGCCGTCGAACTGCTGCGGGTCCTTCAGGGTGACGAAGTAGGACTCGGGGAACGAGTCGACGCCGAGGGTCTCCAGCTGCTTGCGGCCCGTGTCGGTCTGGCCGAGGAGCTCGCGCGCCTGGGCGTAGTTCTCCTGGGGGCTGCGGACCGTGTAGTCGCGGACCTCGGGGTTGTCGGTCAGCGCGGTCTGGACGGCCTGCTTCTGCTCGTCCGTGGCCGCGCCGCCGACGCACGTGGCCGCCGGGGAGTTCTTGGTGCACAGGTTGACCTGCAGCTGCAGCCGGTCGCCGAAGTACTGCTCGGTGCGCTCGGCCTGGGCCTGGATCAGCAGGCCGAGGGAGGCCAGCAGCAGCGACACGCTCATCGTGACGATCAGGGAGATCGTCATGGACGTGTTGCGGGTCAGGCTGGCGCGCAGCTCGTTGAGGATCGCTCGCATGGGTCTCAGTTCTCGTAGCCGTAGATGCCGCGGGCCTCGTCGCGCACGACGCGCCCCTCGTCGAGCTCGATGACGCGCTTGCGCATCTGGTCGACGATCGAGGAGTCGTGGGTGGCCATCAGGACCGTGGTGTCCTCGCGGTTGATCCGGTCGAGCAGCTTCATGATGCCGACACTGGTGCTGGGATCGAGGTTGCCGGTGGGCTCGTCGGCGATGAGGATCATCGGCCGGTTGACGTAGGCGCGCGCGATCGCGACACGCTGCTGCTCACCGCCGGACAGCTCGTCGGGACGGCGGTGACCCTTGCCGTCGAGGCCGACCAGGTCGAGCGTCTCGGGCACGAGCTTCTTGATCTCGTCGCGCGGCTTGCCGATGACCTCGAGGGCGTAGGCCACGTTCTCGAAGACGGTCTTGTTCGGCAGCAGGCGGAAGTCCTGGAACACCGTGCCGAGCTGGCGGCGCAGCTTGGGCACCTTCCAGCTGGACAGCTTGTTGATCTCCTTGCCCGCGACGTACACGTGGCCCGACGTGGGCCGCGCCTCACGCAGGATCAGGCGCAGGAAGGTCGACTTGCCCGAGCCGGACGCGCCGACGAGGAAGACGAACTCGCCCTTGGTGATCTCCAGGTCGAGTCGGTCGAGGGCTGCGCGCTTCTGGCCGGGGTAGGTCTTGGTGCCCTTGTCGAAGCGAATCCCCCGACCGAGTGTAGGTGTGGCACCTGAGGATTCGGGGACCCCGCCGCGCCGGTTCGCTGTGAAGGACGCCTCACCGGGCCGCCCCCGCCGAGCGGCGGGGCCGTGGCTCCGGCGGTTAGGGTGAAAGCCAGTCAGCACGCCGGGAGTTCAGATGAGTCTGCATGCGATCGAGGCCACCGCCTCGATGCTCGAGGCTCGTGGCACCGACCTCGACGACCTCGTCCGCGAGGCCGGCCGCGTCCGCGACGAAGGGCTCGCGAGGGCCGGTCGGCCGGGCGTCATCACGTGGTCGCGCAAGGTGTTCGTGCCGGTCACCACCCTGTGCCGCGACCGCTGCCACTACTGCGTCTTCGTCGACACCCCCGGCAAGCTCGAGCGCAAGGGCATCGCGCCGTACATGTCCGAGGAGCACGTGCTGGCCGTCGCCCACCAGGGCGCCGCGCTGGGCTGCAAGGAGGCGCTGCTGACCCTCGGCGACCGGCCCGAGGACCGCTGGGACGTCGCCCGCGAGTGGCTCGACGACCACGGCTTCGCCTCCACGCTGGAGTACATCGGGCACCTCGCCCGGCGGATCACCGCCGAGACCGGCCTGCTGGCGCACCTCAACCCCGGGGTGATGACGGCCGACGAGCTGCGCGCCCTGCGCCCCACCGCCCCGTCGATGGGCATGATGCTCGAGACCACCAGCCACCGGCTGTTCGCCGAGCCCGGGCAGGCGCACTTCGGCTCGCCCGACAAGGACCCCGCCCTGCGCCTGCAGGTGCTGGAGGATGCCGGACGCCAGCGGATCCCGTTCACCACGGGCCTGCTGGTGGGCATCGGCGAGACCCTGGAGGAGCGCTTCGACACGATCCTCGCGCTGCGCGGTCTGTCGGAGCGGCACGGCAACGTGCAGGAGGTGATCGTCCAGAACTTCCGCGCCAAGCCCGCCACCGCGATGCAGGGCGTCGCCGACGCCGAGACCGACGCCTACATCGCCGCCGTGGCCACCGCCCGGATCGTGCTCGGGCCCGACGCCCGCATCCAGGCGCCGCCGAACCTGTCCCACCCCGGCGAGCTCGCACGGCTCGTCGCGGCGGGCATCGACGACTGGGGCGGCGTCAGCCCGCTCACGGCCGACCACGTGAACCCCGAGCGCCCCTGGCCCCAGGTGGACCAGCTGGCCGAGCTCACTCGCGCCGCCGGCTACGAGCTGCGCGAGCGGCTCACGGTGCACCCGCACTACATCCGCGACCGCGACACCTGGATCGACCCGGCGCTCCACGCCCCCGTGCTCGCGCTCGCCGACGCCGACGGCATGGCGGCAGGGCGCGGCCCGGCACATTCTCGTGATCTCGATACACCCCCTCGTTCCTCGGGGGCACTCGATCGCCGCTCCCTGCTGGCGCGCGCCGCGAACGACCCGTCGGGGCTGAGCGACGACGAGTACGTCCGCCTCATGACCTCCACGGGCGGCGACCTCGACCGGCTCGCCGGCCTCGCCGACGAGCTGCGGCGCTCGGTGACCGGGGCCACCGTGTCGCTCGTGCAGAACCGCAACCTCGGGTCCGACCGGGTGACCGACCCCGACCTCGTGGCGCGGGTGGCCGCCGACGCGGTCGACCTCGGCGCCACCGAGCTGTGCATCCAGGGCACGGCGCCGGCCGACGCTCCCGCCGACGTCTACGAGCAGCTGCTGCGGGCCGCGCGCGCCGCCGCGCCGGGCCTGCACCTGCACACGTTCCGGCCCGCCGACGTCATCGACGGAGCGCGCCGCACCGGGCGCACCGTCACCGAGCAGTACGCCGCGCTCGCCGCGGCCGGGGCCGACACGGTGCCCGGCACAGGCGTCAAGGTGCTCGACGAGGCCCATCGCGCCCAGCACTTCGCTGCCGACCTCCCGGTCGACGAGTGGGAGCAGGCGATCCGCGCCGCCCACGGCCTGGGCCTGCACTCCACGTCGGTGCTGTTCTACGGACACGGCGAGACGCCGCTGCAGCGCGTGCGCCACTTGCGCCGCCTGCGGGAGATCCAGGCCGACACGGGCGGGTTCAACGAGCTCGTGCCGATGGCGTTCCCGGGCGGCGACCACTCCCCCGACCAGCACCGCGCCGTGCACGCCCTCGCCCGTCTCGTGCTGCACGGCAGCATCAGCCACGTGCAGGCCGCATGGACCCGTCTGGGCGTCGAGGGCGCCACCGAGGTGCTGCGCTCGGGCGCGGACGACCTCGGCGGCACGCTGTACGACGGACGCGTCGCGCCCGAGGCCGGCGTCGAGTACGGCCAGGAGCTCACCGTGCCGGCGGCGGAGCGCATCGCCCGCAGCCTCGGACGTCAGCTGCGGCTGCGCACCACGACGTACGGCGTGGCGTCATGACGCGCGTGCGCGTCGCGGTCGTCGGCGCGGGCTTCGCCGGGGTCGCGATGGCCCGCCGGCTCGCGGCGGCGGGTGAGTCCTTCGTCGTGCTCGAGCGACGACCCGGGATCGGCGGCACGTGGCACGACAACCGCTACCCGGGCGTGGCCTGCGACGTCCCCGCGCACCTCTACGGCTACTCCGACATCGCCCATCCGGGCTTCAGCCGCGTCTTCGCCCCGGGCGCCGAGATTCGCGAGTACCTCGAGGAGGCCGCCGCCCCCGTCGGTGACCGCATCATGCTGTCCACTCGCCTGGAGTCCGCCGCGTGGGACGGCGAGGGCTGGCGGCTCACCACCTCACGCGGCCCGGTGCAGGCCGAGGTCCTGGTCATGGCGGCGGGCCGGCTCACCGAGCCGCGGCTGCCCGAGGTGCCGGGAGCGTTCGACGGGCCGATCGTCCACACCGCCCGCTGGGACGACGACCTCGACCTCGAGGGCAAGCGGGTCGCCGTCGTCGGCACCGGCGCCTCGGGCATCCAGGTGATCCCGGAGCTGGCCCGGCAGGCCGAGTCCGTGGTGGTGCTCCAGCGCAGCGCGCCCTACATCCTGCCCAAGGGCGACCGGGCCTACGCCGACGCCGAGATCGCACTGTTCGAGCAGCAGCCCGAACGACTCGCCGACCTGCGCGGCGATCTCATGCGCGAGACCGAGGAGGTCTTCGATCAGCGCGCCGGCGACGGTCGCGCGCAGGCCCGCGCCCGCGCGCTCGACCACCTCGCCGGCCAGGTCCCCGACCCGGTCCTGCGCGACGCGCTGACGCCCGACCACGAGTTCGGCTGCAAGCGCGTCCTGTTCAGCGACGACTACTTCACCACCCTGCGGCTGCCCCACGTGAGGCTCGTCCCGAGCGCGCTCACCGCCTACGAGCCCGGCGCGGTCGTGGCGGCCGACGGGTCGCGCCACGATGTCGACGTGGTCGTGGCGGCCACCGGCTTCCACTCCACGCGCCAGCCCTACGCCGAGCTCGTCACGGGGCGCGACGGGATCTCGCTCGACCAGTACTGGTCCCAGGGCATGCGCGCGTACGCGTCCACCGTGGTGCACGGCTTCCCGAACCTGTTCGTCCTCGACGGCCCGAACGCGACGCTCGCCCACAACTCGGCCGTGCTGATGATCGAGGCGCAGGCCGACTACGCCGCCTCCGCGCTCCCCTGGACCAGCCACGGCCCGCTGGAGGTCTCGGTCGACGCCGAGCAGGACTACATCGATGAGATCCAGGAGCGCAGCGGCGTGTGGACCTCGGGCTGCAGCAACTGGTACGTCGACGAGCGCTCCGGGCGGCAGGTGCTGCTGTGGCCCGGCAAGGCGCAGGAGTTCCGCGACCGGTTCGGTTGGTTCGATCCCGCACCCTTCGGAATGGCCCACCAGGAGCCCTCGGAGTCCGCCGGTGCGTGACCGGCGTCGCCGGGCCTGGACCGTCGTCGTCCCGGTCAAGCCCGCCCACCTGGGCAAGTCGCGCCTCGACCTGCCGGGCGTCGACCGGATCGCCCTGGCGCGCGCCATCGCGCTCGACACGATCGAGGCGGCCGCGGCGGTGGCCCGCGTCGTGGTGGTCACCGCCGATCCCCACCTCGGGGCGCCCGACGTGGAGGTCGTGCTGGAGCCCGAGCCGCGGGGCATCGCCGCCGCGATCTCCGACGGGCTCCACGTCGCGCCGGCCGGCCATCGCGCCGTGCTGCTCGGGGACCTGCCCGGCCTGAGGCCCG from Aeromicrobium phoceense encodes:
- the cofG gene encoding 7,8-didemethyl-8-hydroxy-5-deazariboflavin synthase CofG, producing the protein MSLHAIEATASMLEARGTDLDDLVREAGRVRDEGLARAGRPGVITWSRKVFVPVTTLCRDRCHYCVFVDTPGKLERKGIAPYMSEEHVLAVAHQGAALGCKEALLTLGDRPEDRWDVAREWLDDHGFASTLEYIGHLARRITAETGLLAHLNPGVMTADELRALRPTAPSMGMMLETTSHRLFAEPGQAHFGSPDKDPALRLQVLEDAGRQRIPFTTGLLVGIGETLEERFDTILALRGLSERHGNVQEVIVQNFRAKPATAMQGVADAETDAYIAAVATARIVLGPDARIQAPPNLSHPGELARLVAAGIDDWGGVSPLTADHVNPERPWPQVDQLAELTRAAGYELRERLTVHPHYIRDRDTWIDPALHAPVLALADADGMAAGRGPAHSRDLDTPPRSSGALDRRSLLARAANDPSGLSDDEYVRLMTSTGGDLDRLAGLADELRRSVTGATVSLVQNRNLGSDRVTDPDLVARVAADAVDLGATELCIQGTAPADAPADVYEQLLRAARAAAPGLHLHTFRPADVIDGARRTGRTVTEQYAALAAAGADTVPGTGVKVLDEAHRAQHFAADLPVDEWEQAIRAAHGLGLHSTSVLFYGHGETPLQRVRHLRRLREIQADTGGFNELVPMAFPGGDHSPDQHRAVHALARLVLHGSISHVQAAWTRLGVEGATEVLRSGADDLGGTLYDGRVAPEAGVEYGQELTVPAAERIARSLGRQLRLRTTTYGVAS
- the ftsE gene encoding cell division ATP-binding protein FtsE, whose amino-acid sequence is MRFDKGTKTYPGQKRAALDRLDLEITKGEFVFLVGASGSGKSTFLRLILREARPTSGHVYVAGKEINKLSSWKVPKLRRQLGTVFQDFRLLPNKTVFENVAYALEVIGKPRDEIKKLVPETLDLVGLDGKGHRRPDELSGGEQQRVAIARAYVNRPMILIADEPTGNLDPSTSVGIMKLLDRINREDTTVLMATHDSSIVDQMRKRVIELDEGRVVRDEARGIYGYEN
- the ftsX gene encoding permease-like cell division protein FtsX; translation: MRAILNELRASLTRNTSMTISLIVTMSVSLLLASLGLLIQAQAERTEQYFGDRLQLQVNLCTKNSPAATCVGGAATDEQKQAVQTALTDNPEVRDYTVRSPQENYAQARELLGQTDTGRKQLETLGVDSFPESYFVTLKDPQQFDGVVSEVSGMDGVGNVNSLRDLLGPLFEMLDKMQWAALATAGLLIIAAILQVSNTIRMTAFARRREIGIMRLVGASSWHIQAPFVLESLVAAFISAALAAAGLAAFMHFVVYGYLRDTLGRITTWVRWEDAFLVMGMTTVLALLLALVPTFVMTRKYLDV
- a CDS encoding M23 family metallopeptidase, producing the protein MTRLRKPLLALALSAMLVAGFSAPTFGGEKDDIKREQRQNNKKLKDAKDEVQESTKAARDAKLALINANTKLSAAESELGRTRGKLAVAQAEDARLRAELDKAEAQLSAAEARLEKAERELKQSRGAVESFAVESVMAGDAGLKAFGDLLRGNDPGLFSEQMSAKTSIGDAQVAVMQELAASEVMLGIERDQVERLRDQVADQKQQAEAVVVQMEALTVQAQAQAASVAKLVSARAGAKRNADATLAEDLRLQQELEADRLRLESQMAEIVRKELEAAERARKKRRGGGGGGGGDNGGGTTGDSGGTLSRPVNGPITSPYGMRRHPITGVYKLHDGTDFGVGCGVPIRAPAGGTIVSQYYNSAYGNRVILNNGVKRGKSVITTYNHLSRFARSSGSKVRRGEVIGYVGTTGYSTGCHLHFMVLANGSTTNPMNWF